The Paraburkholderia fungorum genome window below encodes:
- a CDS encoding acyl-CoA dehydrogenase family protein encodes MSELFEAPVLHAEPPVPEAPEVEALLDAAVALSERLSAEAAQADRERRLPFAAMQTLRDTRLTALRVPREFGGAGADWQTVARIFISLAKGDPNVAQAFLGHFVFIERLRLMGSVAQQRRLLPLAANGALFGAAAAERGGRFRGEMATRLRSANGHFVLDGVKHYSTGALYADVLKIRALDENGEMVAALVPADRVGIERIDDWDGMGQRGTASGTTLLHSVPIHTDEVMRMQPWLSRPHHTGAAAQILHCAIEVGIGQAALADAAWWAKNRARAVKESGIDSASQDPYVLHTIGRIAARIHAAEAIVDEAAIALDIAADSRFAGAADEHVHAAAVAASIATAQAKIVSTQAALEVTKTMFDAGGAAMTTRAQNFDRHWRNARTHTTHDPVAYKCRAVGNYVVNHAPPPLTFSY; translated from the coding sequence ATGAGCGAATTATTCGAAGCCCCCGTGCTGCACGCGGAGCCACCGGTGCCGGAAGCACCAGAAGTGGAAGCGCTGCTTGACGCAGCCGTTGCGTTGTCAGAGCGATTGTCCGCCGAAGCCGCGCAGGCCGATCGCGAGCGCAGACTGCCGTTCGCGGCGATGCAGACGTTGCGCGATACGCGTTTGACGGCATTGCGGGTGCCTCGCGAGTTCGGCGGCGCGGGTGCTGACTGGCAGACCGTCGCACGCATTTTTATCTCGCTCGCTAAAGGCGACCCAAACGTCGCGCAGGCCTTTCTTGGACATTTCGTATTCATCGAGCGATTGCGGTTGATGGGCAGTGTTGCGCAGCAGCGGCGTCTGTTGCCGCTGGCCGCGAACGGCGCGCTGTTTGGCGCGGCGGCCGCGGAGCGTGGTGGCCGTTTTCGAGGCGAAATGGCGACGCGTTTGCGAAGTGCTAACGGTCACTTCGTGCTCGACGGCGTCAAGCATTATTCGACCGGCGCGTTGTACGCCGATGTCCTCAAGATTCGCGCGCTCGATGAAAACGGCGAGATGGTTGCCGCGTTGGTGCCTGCCGATCGCGTCGGCATAGAGAGAATCGACGACTGGGACGGCATGGGGCAGCGCGGTACGGCGAGCGGCACGACGCTGCTGCACAGCGTGCCCATCCATACGGACGAAGTCATGCGCATGCAGCCCTGGCTGTCGCGGCCGCATCATACGGGCGCGGCCGCGCAGATTCTTCACTGTGCGATCGAAGTCGGCATCGGCCAGGCCGCGCTCGCCGACGCGGCATGGTGGGCAAAAAATCGTGCGCGGGCCGTGAAGGAAAGCGGCATCGATTCCGCGTCGCAAGACCCGTACGTGTTGCACACCATCGGTCGCATCGCCGCGCGAATTCATGCAGCCGAAGCGATCGTAGACGAAGCCGCGATCGCACTGGATATCGCGGCCGACAGCCGTTTCGCCGGAGCCGCCGACGAGCATGTGCATGCGGCGGCAGTGGCTGCTTCGATTGCCACCGCGCAGGCCAAGATCGTGTCGACGCAAGCCGCGCTCGAAGTCACGAAGACCATGTTCGACGCAGGCGGCGCCGCGATGACCACGCGTGCGCAAAATTTCGACCGTCATTGGCGCAATGCCCGCACGCATACCACGCACGATCCGGTCGCCTACAAGTGTCGCGCGGTCGGCAACTACGTCGTCAATCATGCGCCGCCGCCTTTGACTTTTTCGTATTGA